Part of the Sporomusa termitida genome, TCTCACCAGTGCGGTCCATGTATTCAAATTTAAAATGGCTTTCCAAAATATTGCTGGAAAGCCATGATCGATGTCCTCACATCAGTCAACAGTGCGCTATGCCAACTTCGACTGATTTTTACGGACTTCCGCCTGATTTAATTTCTTGGCCAAAACAATAGCAATAGCAATGCACTTACAACAAAAGACTGAAGCAACAGTTCCAACACATCCCTAAATCTAACTCGCGACACTGATAACACCTCGCCTTTCATTGTCGGTTTCCCGATTACCGAGACGATTGAACGATTACGTAATTTTCAATTTAATCATAACAAATAAACAAAAACTTATTGTTATATTATAATTAAAATTAGATTAAGATATTGCCCTTATATTTCGGGGGTTTTGCGTTTTTTTGTTACTATTAAGCTACTAATTAATAACTGTTTAAAAGATCTGCATGGTTTTTTTAATAAAAAAGCCCCCCCTACGGAGGAGGGCGGCGTATTCGACTAGTGTCGATAGGTTATTATTTTTTCTGGGCTTTAATCTGCTCTAATATACCGCTTTGTTCCAGTGTTTTTTTCAGTTTCTGACTTTCGGTAATCCACTTGGCTTGTGATTCTTCTGGACCTAAATATTCAACAGGCATACCTATATTATCCATATTTTTTTTGAATTCTGGATCAGCAATGATGACCTTAAACCTTTCTGCCAGCTTGTTTTTAACCGCAACTGGTATCTCTTTTGGCGCAGCAATTCCATGCCAGTTTTTTAACGTAATATCAAATCCTTGCTCTTTAAAAGTCGGTATCTGTTCAAACACCGGATCGGGTATGCGCTGATCACTGGATACGGCAAGGACCCTTACTGTACCATTTTTTACGTGCTCTTTAATAGAAACGGGGTTAATAAATATAAGTTGAACATGTCCGCCTAATAACGCAGCTGTCATTTCACCTCCACCGGAAAAGGGAACATGATTAATTTTGATACCTGCATCATAACCGAACATTTCCCCAAGGACATGTGCAAATGACCCCGTACCACCATGACCAAGTTTTATTGCCCCAGGATGTTGGCGAGCATATATTATTAAGTCGTCCAGTGTTTGCCAAGGCTGATCTGCTTTAGCTACTAATACTACCGGCAATGATGCTATTTGCGCTATAGGTGCTAACGCCGTCAGATAATTATAAGTTGTCGATTCATATAATGAAAGCAATAGCATATCAATACTAGCTATGCCAATAGTGTAACCATCCCAGCTTGCTCCAGCCAATTCATTCCATCCAATAACACCTGCGCCACCGGGCTTATTTATAATAACCAATGGCTGTTCTAAATGCTGAAGAGACACTTTTTCTAATGAACGTGCTGTCATATCCAAACCTCCGCCGACACTGAACGGAACAATTACAGTAATAGGCTTCTCGGGATATTTTTGAACAGGTAATGCTACTTTTTCTACCTCGCCACAACCCCCTATTATGATAGAAATCACCAAGGCTGCTGCTACTAGTAAGACCAGTACTCTTTTCTGCACTACATACCTACCTCCTCGTTCTGCAAAATACTACAATTCAGACAAACTATAAATAAATTATATGGTAATTTCTATGTCATAAATTGTCATTCGAGGAATAAATGACAAAAAAACTGCCTGTAGATCTGATCTTTTTCGATGCGAGTAATGCCAGCGCGCAGCGTTTCACAATCTCCTTGACAAGTATCTCCTTTTATTACGAAACCGTCTGTAAACTATATTTATTTTTTGTGTTTGCAGGCTATAAAAAGCCAGGGTTCAAATATTGCTGAATTTCTATCGAACATAAATCGCCCATTTTCCCCGCGAGTGACGGAAAAATGAAGAATATTACTCATGTGATATTTAATCTTGACTTTGCGTTTCAAATTATATATTCTTATAGGAAGATATTCAAGTATGAACGTTTTTGTTATATACTAACCTTTTTGTTAGTTAAGGAGGTTGTATGGTGGATTTTGAAAGCAAGTATGGGAAATGCCCAATGTATCACACAATGTCAGCAGTAGAGGGTAAGTGGAAGTGGATTATTTTATGGGAAATTTATCAGGCCGAAGTAGTAAGATATAATAAATTGAGAGAAGCGCTACTGCCGATTGCACACAAAACGTTAAGCAAGCAACTAAAAGAGTTGGAAGCAAGCAAATTGATTCATAGGGAACAATATAACGAAGTGCCACCTAAAGTTGAGTATTCATTAACGAATATAGGAAAAACCTTAATTCCTATTCTTGAGCTTATGTATCAATGGGGAGAGAAGCATATTAACAAGTAGTGGAGATTGGTTTAAGCGTAGGCGGGTGTTCCTCCGGCCTGTCAAATGGTGATTATTATATGAAGTCAGTTTTCCTGACTCTGGATCATCGCTCCACCAAACCTCATGGGACAAGAAAGTGCCAGCCTGGTAACCTACCCTGCTGGCACTTTTTGCGCAACCTTGCGATATTGCATTTTGGGTTAGCCAGTAGCCGTTTATCTTTATTTTCCGCCCTGTGCGGCAATAATTTCAAAAGCCATAAGAATCAGCACCGCCTTGTTTTGCGGGTTTACTATCCGGCGGGCATTAACCAGCATCTTTTGCCAGCCTATATCGGGAAGATCGTAGCTGACCGCAAAATCCTTAAACGCCGTATCATGCTCCACAATATCAGTCAGCAGGGTACGCAGATCCGAAAGATTCCACCGGTTATCTTTTTTCGAGAAAATGGATTGACCGATCGTTTCTGCAGGCACCAGCCGAAATGTCTGATAAAAAGCCTTGTTGGCTGTTTTCAGCCGCAAGTGGGCATCGAGAACCACCATGGGGTGCCTTACGGTTTCCACAATGGCTTCCGCGTACGCCTGGGCTTCCCGGGCAACTTCTAAGCTTTTCTTGATTGTATCAATATCGGCGAAGGTGATGATTACGCCATCGATCTTGTTATCTGTAGTTCGATACGGACGTATCTGCATGGAATACCAGTGTCCCCACCGGTCCTGGACCTCCTGCTCCTTACTGTTTAGAGTATCGATTACTTCCAGGCTCGCCTGCTCCAAATTAGGAATATCGATGTTCAGCTTGATACTCTTGATCGGCCGCTCAACATCGGCGCCAATCAGGTTAAAAACCTTTTTAGCAACAGCATTGAATCGCCTGATACGCAAATCGCCGCTGAGAATGAGGACGGGAATATTGATGCTGTGAAGCAGATTGATCATATCATTGTTGATGTGATTCAGTTCCATATTGCGGGTTCCCATTTCTTCGTTCAAGGTCATCAGCTCTTCGTTGGTCGACTGGAGTTCCTCTTTGGCGGTTTCCAACTCCTCATTCATGCTCATTAGCTCTTCATTGCTTGATTGCACTTCTTCGTTGGCCGCTTCGTGCTGGTCGATGATCGACTGCAGGTATTCCTTCGTGGCGGCGACCTCCTGTTTTAAGCCTAGGACCTCATCGGTAGCCCTCGCTTGATGCGAATCTTCCCGCGCCAGAGTGACGTCGTTAGACCTAGACTGGGATGCGGCATCCTGAAATAGCACCAAAAAGTATTCACCTTGCTGAAATGACCCGTTGATCGGGACAACATCAACATTGACCTGGAGGGAATTGCCGTTTTCAAGAACATGCAGGCCTTCTTTTCTGACAAGGATGTTTTCCTTCTTAGCCTGGTAAATGGCTGCCCGCAGTCCGGCGAACAACCCTTCCCGGGCCATCTTCATCAGGTTTAAGCTCGGCATGCCGGACGCCGGTTCGAGATAAACGCCGGTACGGCCCCGGTACTGGATAATATCCAGCTTGCTGTTAATAATGACGCCAGGCGGGGCATATTTGCCGAGAACGATCCGGTCAGCCTCTTTTTGTACATCAAGTAAAGAAATGCCGCTAAAGCTTTCCGGATAGTCGTTGCTGCGGCTTCGAACCGTTGCCGCATGCTCGGTGGCAGAAAGCTCAACTGCCATCGGGGTCGCTACCGATTTTTTCGTATAAATCTGGTGTTTTTTATCCACCAAGTCAAACAAATCCGCAAATACGCCGACCGACTCCGACGCTCCCATGATCAGAAAGCCGCCGGGATTTAAGGCATAATGAAAAATCGGGAATATCCGTTTATGCAATGCCGGCCCGAAATAGATCATCACATTGCGGCAACTGACGAGGTCCACCCTGGAAATAGGCGGGTCCTGCCCGATGTCCTGCCTGGCGAATACGCATATGTCGCGAATGGCCTTGCTGATCTGATAACCCTGTTCGACCTCGACAAAGAAGCGGCTGAGCCTTGGGGGCGAAATGTCGGCCACGATTGTTTTGGGGTAGATTCCGGCACGGGCTTTATCGATAACCGTTTCGTTAATATCGGTGGCAAATATCTGAATTTTCCGACATATGGCCTTATCATCCAGATATTCCTGCAAGGCGATGGCCAAGGAATAGGCCTCTTCGCCGGTGGAGCAACCGGGCACCCAAAGCCGGATAGGCGCGTTAGCTGGGGCAGTGCTGATAATGGATGGGAAAACCACTTTTTTAAATGTATCGAAGACCAGCGGCTCTCTGAAAAATTTCGTGACATTGATCAGCATATCTTGCTGCAGGGCAGCAAGCTCCGCGCCATTTTGCCGCAGATAGACAACATACTCGCCAAGCCTGTCTATTTTGAGTAAAACCATTCGGCGCAGAATACGCCGTTTTATGGTAAGCTGCTTGTATTCAGCGAAATTAATGCCGCTGGCTTTACGAAGCAGGGCAATAATCCTGTTTAGTTCGTCTGCTTCGTCCGGAAACAGCTCGCCGGCTTCGGCCACCGGACCGGTAATCATTAGAGATTGGCCGATCCGCGAAAGTTCGGCACCGATTTTCGCTGGCGTCAGGACAAAATCTACCATGCCGGTGGCGATTGTACTGCGCGGCATGCCGTCGTATTCCGCCGACTGGGGCTCCTGAGCTAAAGTTATGCCGCCGACGGCTTTGATCTCCCGCACACCGCGCGAGCCATCCACGCCGGTTCCCGATAAAATAACGCCGATAGCCCTGTTTCCCTCGTCCATGGCCAGCGATTCCAGGAAAGAATCAATGGGCGTATGCCGTCTCACGTCGCTTTTTTGCGGCGCGGCGGTCAGCACCCCGTGAGAAACGGTCAACTCGGTGCCGGGCGCAATAACGTAAACATGGTTGGGTTGCGCGACGGCGTCATCTCTTACTACGCTGACAGGCATAGTTGTCGCTCTGGACAAAATGTCGGCCAGGGCGCTGTCTTTGTTGGCATCGAGATGTTGAATCACCACAAAAGCCATGCCGACCTTCTCTGGCATGCTCTCAAACAACTGCAACATGGCTGACAAACCGCCGGCGGAGGCCCCAATGCCGACAAGGCCCGCCGCTTTTGCTACCGTTACAGCGGATTGCTTACCGGATTGCCGGCTGCGGGTTTTATCATCGGAATTACTTTTTCTCAACACTTTCCTCCCCTTACAGAAATCGTGCGGCACTCTATGATGAGTCATATACGCTATTACACCGCAGCGACAACTGACAAAATATTTTATAAGTCTTCTAACATTTATTGTGTTTTTCCTTCCTGGAGACTGACAGCATTATCTGAAAAAGCAACCATTATGGAAAAACCGCCGGCCTGGCGGTTTTTCGTCCCTTCGCAATGGTAAAAAAATCAATAAAAAGAACCAGCGCAGAGGCTGGAGCATCCAAGAAGCTGTCGCGAGCACAAACATGCCTATCAAGCAAATTGTTGTAAACCGCTTCTTGTCTACAAGAAGCCACCACACAATCCAAGGCACAATGAGCAAAGCAGCATTAAATTATATAATTTTTTCAACAAATCTTTGTTTCTATTGTAAAAAATGCTACATAGAATATCATTAGGAGGGATGATAAATGAACAACAAAGTGATTGTTAACCTGACTACTCACCGAGCCTACTACTATGAAGATAATCAATTAATTAGAGAATACCCTGTGGGCAGTGGCAAAGCAGAAACACCTACCCCACCCGGCAGCTACGAAGTTATTGAAAAGCTGATCTTTGACAAACCAGGTGAATTTGACCTTGGGTCCCGGAGATTGGTTTTATCTTCTGACAAAACCTGTCTGCACGGTTCATGGGACGGCCCTGTGGAAGGATATGTTTCCGGCGGCTGCGTCAGAATGTATAATAAAGATATTGAAGAACTGTTTGAAAAAATGGAGATTGGCGCACCTGTAGTTATGCTACTTTAATCGTCTTGCCGCTCGTTTTCTTTAGCTAATGGTTTCGCAGCAGGGGCAGGCTTGAAATTTCGCTGTTTAAATAAATCTTTCGGATATTCATAATTTTGCTCAATATTGAGGCTTCCGAGCAATACTAATCGTGCCAATAAAGCTATTCCCATAATCAGAGCAAAGCTACCCGCCCTACGCCTTCACAGTACCAACCCCGAAGGCGGTATTGTTCCGAAGTACCTGCTCCACCATGTTAGCTTCGGCATTGACACAACTGACCAGTAGGACAAGTTCCGAAACCTTGTCTCTCCTCCGGCTGGTCATCTTTCGTCCCGTCAGGAGGTAGTCGCCGGCGAGCCCGACCGCCGCGCCGCCAAACAGCCCGATCAGCGCCCAGAATATTGGCCCCCAGGCCCAGACAAACCCGTAGATTGTACCCAGAACCATGCCTATAGTGCCGAACACGGAGGCAGTATCGATGATGCTGACTCCATCGGACCGGTAGATGGTATCTAAAATTGCAAAGTTTTTTTGCTTCTGAGCGAGAGGTATCGCCAGCATCTTTTCTTTGGCAATACCCTTTGCTTCCAGCTCGGTTATGGCAAGCTCAACAAATGACGAATGATTGAAAGTGGCCGCTATCAGCATCTGGGTCGCTCCCTCCGTTATTGGTATGGGCAGTTCAAGCAGCAATCGCTGGTATCTTTTCGCGAGATATTCGCGTTGTTCCGTATCAAACTTTTTGTTCAGTTCCACCGTGCAAGAGTATGAATCGTAGGCGGCAAAGCAGTAAAGCGACGGCATGAACAGTAACCATTGTGGATCGGCTACAGCCAGCGCCTGGCCCAAATCTCCCAAAAATGTAAAATGCACGACCTGGAACAATCGCGAATAATAAACGCTGATCATCCAGAAGGTGATCATGAAAAGGCCGGTGACCATTCGCATGACGAACATATGCCCCAGTCCCGGAAACACCATGCTCCAGAAGACGCTGACCCAAGGCGACCTTTTGTCCAGGAAATTAATGCTGTACGGCAGCACTGTGAACACATCAATCGGCGCTTTTTCCCGTTCGGCAAGCACGGCCTGCTTATTGAGGCTTACAGTATGGTTGTAGGCATCCCAAAGTCCGTAACAATACGCAAGGATATAGGCCAACAGCCACCTGGTATCCAGCACTTCTTTGGCAAGCTCGATCCGCCCGGTAAACGAGTATAATATTGCCACATTTACATGCGCCATCAGATTGATGAGGATTTCCATAACTACCAGCACGAAGCCTTTGATATAACTGCCGATCATTATCTGCCCGAAGCCTCCGAAAGAGGCCGCCCACCATACGGTCATGAGCGGATTCCGGACATGCATCTCCGATGTGGTAAAAGCGGAAAGGGCCAATCGCTTGCGGCGCGGCGTGTAGTCGCTCATTCATTTCTCCTTAGGTATGCCCGTTCATTAGTCTATGCCCCGTGTTTAAGCGGTAACCATCACTGCCGCAAATTCGAAGCAAATTATGTTAAGTCAATTTCAACACACTAAATCCGGCTACTCCCCGTTTTATTATTGGCTCAATTGTAAGCCTTCGGACTGGGTAGTATCTTTAGTTATGCCCAATTCCATTCCCGATAAACCCCATCCCTCTTCGCCATGGCCGGCTGATTAACAGGAGTACAGCCACCATCTGCGCAGCGAAAAATTCCAGATAAACACGAGGCCGGTAGCCCCAATCTTGGCTGTCATCGGATAGATATCCCCTAATTCAATAGCTAAGAATATAAGCACCAGGTCAAGCAATAAGCCGGTGGTATTCAGGGCTAGGATACTTAATGCTTCGATATTGGCATTGAACTTACACTGATTTTTAAAGACAAACTCTCTTCCCAGGAAAAAATTGACGATAACGGATAATACAAAACTGCCGGCAGCCGCAGCAATATAATGATAGCCAAGTTTCAGGTAAAGAACGTAAAATAAGCTCCAGTCTACCAGGGCCGCAATACCGCCAACACAGAAATAGCGTAAAAACTGATTCAGTAAGCCCCTATTTCGAGATAACATTTTTGTTGCTATCCTGCTGCTTAAACTTTACATAATTTAGACTAAACCAGGTTTCACAGAGGGCAAGGAAATACCATTTCAAATAAAATGGCAGCCATCTAAGCAATTGGAACCGTGATTCTCCTGCCGTCCGTTCCTGCCAGGAAGCAGGTACCTCCGTTATTCTATAGCCATTCAAATAGGCTTTTACCGTAATTTCCATGCCGATTTCAAAACCGCCGGCACTCTCAATTTGAATAGATTCAATAACAGCCTTGTGATACATTTTAAAACTGTTGGTTATATCGTGCGTAGCAATTCCTGTTGCCCAATGCAGGCTTACGCCCGCCAGGCGGGACAAGGCTTTTTTAAGGAGCGGTCCCCCATATTGCTGCCCGCCTTTCATATACCGCGAACCGCAGACAAGGTGATTGCCCTCTTTTACAATTTTAGCGTACATTAGATCCACGGCATCCAGACTGTCTGATAAATCGGCCATTAACACCAGCACGATGCTGCCTTCAAAGGTATGTAACCCTGTTTTGATGGCATTTAGCGCCCCACGGCCATAGATATTCTTTTTTAAATGAATTGGGAAATTATATTTTGCGCGTACCTTGTACACAACAGGTAAAGTATTATCCTCTTCGCAGTCATAGATAAGCGTAAGCCTTTTTTCTGTTTTGACATGGCTCGCTATCTGCTTTAGCAGGTTTTCGATATTTGCCCCTTCGTTATATACCGGGACAACAATATCAAGCATGTTATACACCTCCTTGTTTTCCTTGTTCACCCGGGGAGTCCTGAGTAACGAACTCCTCTTGTTCTATTTAAATATTGCCGGTCTTCACCTGCTCTTTGATCCAGGGGATGACTTCATCAAGCATAACGTTCAAATCCGATTTAGCCTCAAAACCGAGCAAGTTTTTCGCCTTGTCTACGGCCGGTATCCGTTTTTGCACATCATACACATAGGGTGTATCCGATAGGTAGCGGAACGGCTTGTCCCCATTCACCTTGTTCCAGATAGCTTCTGCCAGCTCCAATACCGTAGTTGAAACCGGTGTTGACAGATTAAAGTCTTCGTTAACTGCTTGTTCGTTTTCAATGCACAGCGCAATGCCCTCGGCCAGATCACCGCCATAGGTGTAATGGCGTATTTGCCTGCCGGTCCCCAAAATATGCAGCGGATCCTGCCCCTTGATAATCTTTTGCACCAGATCGGGGACAACATGGCTCATAGCCAGCTTTACATTGCCGGAAAGAATTTCCTTTTCATTTTTAGCCCGCCGTTCACCGGTTCCCACACAATTGAAGGGCCGTATAACCGTATAGGGAAGTTGGTATTGCTCCCATGCCCCCTTGGCAAAATACTCGCACGCCAGCTTCTGAAACCCATAAGTAGACAGCGGCGGCGGGCAGCGCAATTGCTCTCCTTCCGGGCTGGGATAAACAGCCGTAGATTCATAAACCATCGACGAAGATAAAACATTAATCTTACGTAATTTTTTATGCTGATAGGCCCAGATAGCGGCATCAAAGGTAGCGGCCGTAATGCGCTCATTTTCTGCGAGCAGATCATAGGCATATTCGTGAAAATAAGTGATCCCGCCAATCATTGCCGCCATCGCCACAACCTGATCACAGTCGGCGATTAGTTCCTTCAGCAAATGGCTGTCCTTAACATCGCCTTGCACAAACTGATAACGCGGATGATGGTCATAGGATTTTTCCACCGGACCATATTTACTGTAGTTATCAATGCCTACAACCGAATGACCGCGTTGCAATAATTCTTCTACCAGATAGCCGGCGATAAAGCCGGCCGAGCCGGTAACCAGGATTTTCACTATATTAGCCCTCCTCTGCCCAATACATTCCAGATATCAACAGTAACTTTATTGAGCGGAATGTCCAGTCCCTGATATTGTTTATGAGGGGTGGCGATGATCAAAATATCGGCCTGGGCAATCACTTCCGCCTGCGGCAGCAAGGAATCATCCGTCACATAAGGATCGGCACTCAAAACGCTGCCGGCATGCACCTGCAGGATTTTACGCAATTTGTACGACAGAGATTCACGGATATCATCCGAGTTCCCCTTAAATGCCATGCCCAGAATGCCTACAGTCATTTTGTTCAGCAGATATTTCACTTTTAACTTTTGCACTATATAGTTAGGCAGCCCCTCATTGACCAGCATGGCTGAATGCCCCAGATAAAAGTTGCCATTATTGAAAGCAGCCAGCTGCATCGCATCCTTAAACAAGCAAGGCCCGGCGGCAAAACCGGCTTTCGGTAAATCCCGGGCGCGGTCATACCGGTGTGTGACGGCATGATAAACTTTATAAAAGTCCAGGTTATAATCATTGGCAATCATATAAAATTGATTGGCAACAGCAAATTTAATGTACCGCCAGACATTCGTAAACAGCTTGGCCAATTCGGCTTCCGTCGGCTGCACTTCCACCAGTTCAGTTGTCAGGAGGCCAAATAAATCCCGGCATTCCTGCAAACCTGCCGGCGTAAAGGATGAAATAATCTGCGGCAAGGAGTATAGCTCCGTCATGGCCTTACCTTCTAAGATCCGTTCCGGACAGAAGCAGACATTCATGGTTAAGCCTGCTTCCCGCAGCCAGTCATTGACCCGTTCACTAATCCCCGGGTAGACTGTGCTGCGCAAAATTAAGGTTTGGCCGTTGCGAAAATACGGCATGCACTGATTCACCGAATCAACCATCACTTGGAAATTCGGGTTTAGATGCTCATCCACCGGCGTACCAATGATCATAATTACAATCTTACTCTGGGAAATTACCGCCGGCGAATCAGATAGCTCCAGCGTGCCGTCAGCCAGTACCTTTTGCAGCAAGCCAGCGGCGCCTTCTTCATGAAAAGGCATGGTCCCTTGTCTTACGGTATGTACCGCCTCTGTGCTGATATCATAGACGATTACTTTTTTGCCACGATCAGCCAGCGTAATGGATAAAGGCAAGCCGACATGCCCGCAGCCGCCAATCACACATATATCATACATAAACATAGCTCCACCTCAAATCTGTTGAAATCATTTATTCTTCCGCAAAATACTTATCGGTAAAATAATTACCCTGCGTTGGCAGCCAGGCCGGCAGCTGATAGTATTTGTTTTTAATCGGCCGCAAAACCAGTTCGCGATAAACACCATACCGGAAAGCGCTGCCCTGGATTAAGTATAAGCTTGTATTCTCTAATTTTATTTCTGTAACGGAAACGGTTTGAAAATACGGCATGTATTTATTCATATCAGGCGGCGCGG contains:
- a CDS encoding Bug family tripartite tricarboxylate transporter substrate binding protein, with product MGGCGEVEKVALPVQKYPEKPITVIVPFSVGGGLDMTARSLEKVSLQHLEQPLVIINKPGGAGVIGWNELAGASWDGYTIGIASIDMLLLSLYESTTYNYLTALAPIAQIASLPVVLVAKADQPWQTLDDLIIYARQHPGAIKLGHGGTGSFAHVLGEMFGYDAGIKINHVPFSGGGEMTAALLGGHVQLIFINPVSIKEHVKNGTVRVLAVSSDQRIPDPVFEQIPTFKEQGFDITLKNWHGIAAPKEIPVAVKNKLAERFKVIIADPEFKKNMDNIGMPVEYLGPEESQAKWITESQKLKKTLEQSGILEQIKAQKK
- a CDS encoding NAD-dependent epimerase/dehydratase family protein — protein: MKILVTGSAGFIAGYLVEELLQRGHSVVGIDNYSKYGPVEKSYDHHPRYQFVQGDVKDSHLLKELIADCDQVVAMAAMIGGITYFHEYAYDLLAENERITAATFDAAIWAYQHKKLRKINVLSSSMVYESTAVYPSPEGEQLRCPPPLSTYGFQKLACEYFAKGAWEQYQLPYTVIRPFNCVGTGERRAKNEKEILSGNVKLAMSHVVPDLVQKIIKGQDPLHILGTGRQIRHYTYGGDLAEGIALCIENEQAVNEDFNLSTPVSTTVLELAEAIWNKVNGDKPFRYLSDTPYVYDVQKRIPAVDKAKNLLGFEAKSDLNVMLDEVIPWIKEQVKTGNI
- a CDS encoding GtrA family protein, whose amino-acid sequence is MLSRNRGLLNQFLRYFCVGGIAALVDWSLFYVLYLKLGYHYIAAAAGSFVLSVIVNFFLGREFVFKNQCKFNANIEALSILALNTTGLLLDLVLIFLAIELGDIYPMTAKIGATGLVFIWNFSLRRWWLYSC
- a CDS encoding winged helix-turn-helix transcriptional regulator, which codes for MVDFESKYGKCPMYHTMSAVEGKWKWIILWEIYQAEVVRYNKLREALLPIAHKTLSKQLKELEASKLIHREQYNEVPPKVEYSLTNIGKTLIPILELMYQWGEKHINK
- a CDS encoding chemotaxis protein CheB, translated to MRKSNSDDKTRSRQSGKQSAVTVAKAAGLVGIGASAGGLSAMLQLFESMPEKVGMAFVVIQHLDANKDSALADILSRATTMPVSVVRDDAVAQPNHVYVIAPGTELTVSHGVLTAAPQKSDVRRHTPIDSFLESLAMDEGNRAIGVILSGTGVDGSRGVREIKAVGGITLAQEPQSAEYDGMPRSTIATGMVDFVLTPAKIGAELSRIGQSLMITGPVAEAGELFPDEADELNRIIALLRKASGINFAEYKQLTIKRRILRRMVLLKIDRLGEYVVYLRQNGAELAALQQDMLINVTKFFREPLVFDTFKKVVFPSIISTAPANAPIRLWVPGCSTGEEAYSLAIALQEYLDDKAICRKIQIFATDINETVIDKARAGIYPKTIVADISPPRLSRFFVEVEQGYQISKAIRDICVFARQDIGQDPPISRVDLVSCRNVMIYFGPALHKRIFPIFHYALNPGGFLIMGASESVGVFADLFDLVDKKHQIYTKKSVATPMAVELSATEHAATVRSRSNDYPESFSGISLLDVQKEADRIVLGKYAPPGVIINSKLDIIQYRGRTGVYLEPASGMPSLNLMKMAREGLFAGLRAAIYQAKKENILVRKEGLHVLENGNSLQVNVDVVPINGSFQQGEYFLVLFQDAASQSRSNDVTLAREDSHQARATDEVLGLKQEVAATKEYLQSIIDQHEAANEEVQSSNEELMSMNEELETAKEELQSTNEELMTLNEEMGTRNMELNHINNDMINLLHSINIPVLILSGDLRIRRFNAVAKKVFNLIGADVERPIKSIKLNIDIPNLEQASLEVIDTLNSKEQEVQDRWGHWYSMQIRPYRTTDNKIDGVIITFADIDTIKKSLEVAREAQAYAEAIVETVRHPMVVLDAHLRLKTANKAFYQTFRLVPAETIGQSIFSKKDNRWNLSDLRTLLTDIVEHDTAFKDFAVSYDLPDIGWQKMLVNARRIVNPQNKAVLILMAFEIIAAQGGK
- a CDS encoding L,D-transpeptidase → MNNKVIVNLTTHRAYYYEDNQLIREYPVGSGKAETPTPPGSYEVIEKLIFDKPGEFDLGSRRLVLSSDKTCLHGSWDGPVEGYVSGGCVRMYNKDIEELFEKMEIGAPVVMLL
- a CDS encoding glycosyltransferase family 2 protein; the encoded protein is MLDIVVPVYNEGANIENLLKQIASHVKTEKRLTLIYDCEEDNTLPVVYKVRAKYNFPIHLKKNIYGRGALNAIKTGLHTFEGSIVLVLMADLSDSLDAVDLMYAKIVKEGNHLVCGSRYMKGGQQYGGPLLKKALSRLAGVSLHWATGIATHDITNSFKMYHKAVIESIQIESAGGFEIGMEITVKAYLNGYRITEVPASWQERTAGESRFQLLRWLPFYLKWYFLALCETWFSLNYVKFKQQDSNKNVISK
- a CDS encoding nucleotide sugar dehydrogenase encodes the protein MYDICVIGGCGHVGLPLSITLADRGKKVIVYDISTEAVHTVRQGTMPFHEEGAAGLLQKVLADGTLELSDSPAVISQSKIVIMIIGTPVDEHLNPNFQVMVDSVNQCMPYFRNGQTLILRSTVYPGISERVNDWLREAGLTMNVCFCPERILEGKAMTELYSLPQIISSFTPAGLQECRDLFGLLTTELVEVQPTEAELAKLFTNVWRYIKFAVANQFYMIANDYNLDFYKVYHAVTHRYDRARDLPKAGFAAGPCLFKDAMQLAAFNNGNFYLGHSAMLVNEGLPNYIVQKLKVKYLLNKMTVGILGMAFKGNSDDIRESLSYKLRKILQVHAGSVLSADPYVTDDSLLPQAEVIAQADILIIATPHKQYQGLDIPLNKVTVDIWNVLGRGGLI